The Paenibacillus sophorae genome has a segment encoding these proteins:
- a CDS encoding nucleotidyltransferase domain-containing protein: MTDRYALNKGVLSRELALLLTLLAADSMDGTAEREPEMFADIDWKLVVRLAMHHRVYPFLYPKISRIREGMVPSGVRDCLQNEYRRNTIQMLQLSGEMGNLSEELARLNIRSLFLKGPVLAQDLYGDISLRTSRDLDFIVPIGELAQAEALLIRLGYVKEEEFETILGDWKWRQHHTTFHHPVNNIKVEVHWRLNPAPSKEPDFDQLWERRRISNHFGRSVHYLGREDLFLFLAAHGARHGWSRLRWLLDIKQLLLQQPDPGALTRLLDRYDHGDAGGQALTLAAGLLNAPVDPGLYGLTDRPKARRLARLAMFYVERMVNLHNPSLPPEVERHYRYYQPTILSRGQQLVYVLGFLYPYAADAKTLPLPKQLHFLYFPLRPFLWAWRKAFSEAK, encoded by the coding sequence ATGACTGACCGGTATGCGCTTAACAAAGGAGTTTTATCTAGAGAGTTAGCGCTTCTTCTTACGTTACTTGCTGCGGACAGTATGGACGGGACGGCGGAGCGGGAGCCGGAGATGTTCGCGGATATCGATTGGAAGCTTGTTGTCCGGCTTGCCATGCATCATCGCGTTTATCCCTTCTTATATCCCAAGATTAGCCGTATACGTGAAGGAATGGTGCCTTCTGGGGTCAGAGATTGTCTGCAAAATGAATATCGCAGGAATACGATCCAGATGCTTCAGCTCAGCGGGGAAATGGGAAATCTCAGCGAAGAGCTTGCCCGCTTGAATATACGCTCTCTGTTTCTGAAGGGGCCGGTGCTTGCCCAGGATTTATACGGCGATATATCGCTCCGCACGTCGCGCGATCTCGATTTCATCGTGCCGATCGGAGAACTGGCCCAGGCTGAAGCGCTGCTTATCCGTCTTGGATATGTGAAAGAAGAGGAATTCGAGACCATTCTGGGAGATTGGAAATGGAGACAGCATCATACGACATTCCATCATCCTGTCAACAATATTAAGGTTGAAGTCCACTGGCGGTTGAACCCTGCTCCATCCAAGGAGCCGGACTTCGATCAGCTCTGGGAACGCAGGAGGATAAGCAATCACTTTGGCCGGAGCGTCCATTACTTGGGCAGGGAGGATCTGTTCCTGTTTCTGGCGGCCCATGGGGCCAGGCATGGCTGGTCCAGACTGAGATGGCTGCTCGATATAAAGCAATTGCTGCTGCAGCAGCCGGACCCCGGCGCATTAACCAGACTTCTTGATCGGTATGATCATGGCGACGCTGGGGGACAGGCCCTTACATTGGCTGCCGGTCTGCTGAATGCGCCGGTTGATCCCGGGCTGTACGGCTTGACGGACAGACCGAAGGCCCGGCGCCTGGCGCGGCTTGCCATGTTCTATGTGGAGCGCATGGTCAATCTGCATAATCCGTCGCTGCCGCCCGAGGTGGAACGGCATTACCGGTATTATCAGCCGACGATTTTATCACGAGGGCAGCAGCTTGTGTACGTGCTCGGTTTTCTTTATCCTTATGCGGCGGACGCGAAGACGCTGCCGCTGCCGAAGCAGCTGCATTTTCTTTATTTCCCTTTGCGGCCCTTTTTATGGGCCTGGAGAAAAGCATTCAGTGAGGCGAAATGA
- a CDS encoding ABC transporter ATP-binding protein, translating into MPVLEVKNLRKSFGDVKAVQDISFNVEAGEVFTIIGPNGAGKTTTLEMIEGLQPPDAGSIAVAGLSWGKDDSAIKTLIGVQPQSSALFDLLTAEENLDLFASFYPKRKSTAEVLEMINLTEHRSKRVKSLSGGQRQRLAIGLAMINDPQVIFLDEPTTGLDPQARRNIWDIILRLKQLGTTIILTTHYMEEAEKLSDRVCIVDQGTVISLDTPAALIGKLTKEREVRLSFYDGEDAAAQTEEALRGRPDIARMEREGANVTLWSPEPEQALYGLLGFTKEHGYRVEHVSIREMSLEDVFIAFTGKEWRD; encoded by the coding sequence ATGCCGGTGCTTGAAGTGAAAAATTTGAGGAAATCGTTCGGCGACGTCAAGGCTGTTCAAGATATCAGCTTCAACGTGGAAGCAGGAGAAGTCTTTACGATTATCGGGCCGAACGGAGCGGGCAAAACGACAACCCTGGAGATGATCGAAGGGCTGCAGCCGCCGGATGCTGGCAGTATCGCCGTTGCGGGCTTGTCCTGGGGCAAGGACGATAGCGCAATCAAGACGCTGATCGGCGTTCAGCCGCAATCCAGCGCTTTATTCGACCTGCTCACCGCCGAGGAGAATTTGGATTTGTTCGCTTCATTTTATCCCAAACGCAAATCGACCGCCGAGGTGCTGGAGATGATCAATCTGACCGAGCACCGGAGCAAGCGGGTTAAATCGCTGTCTGGAGGACAGCGGCAGCGCCTCGCCATCGGACTTGCGATGATCAACGATCCGCAGGTGATTTTTCTCGACGAACCGACCACCGGACTAGATCCCCAGGCGCGTCGTAATATTTGGGATATTATCCTGCGCCTGAAGCAGCTCGGCACAACCATCATTTTGACGACCCATTACATGGAAGAGGCGGAGAAGTTGAGCGACCGCGTTTGCATCGTCGATCAGGGTACGGTCATCAGCCTCGATACGCCAGCCGCTCTGATCGGCAAACTGACGAAGGAACGGGAAGTGCGGTTGTCTTTCTATGATGGGGAAGATGCGGCGGCACAGACTGAAGAAGCGCTGCGCGGCCGTCCGGATATTGCCCGGATGGAGCGGGAAGGCGCGAACGTGACACTCTGGTCCCCGGAGCCGGAACAGGCGCTGTACGGTCTTCTCGGATTTACCAAGGAGCATGGTTACCGGGTCGAGCATGTATCCATCCGTGAAATGAGTCTCGAGGATGTCTTTATTGCCTTTACGGGCAAAGAATGGAGGGACTGA
- a CDS encoding ABC transporter permease, producing the protein MSTGAQVMKLFVAQLKTMFREKAVWFWNLFFPIILMVLFMVIFGGGGDGGDFKAKVALVNPVPSASSDSLEAGLRKIPVFEWKSEQAVDSAQADTWVKDKDVDAAIVLPENGNSGDIRLIVNTENESNATTQAIRGILDQYVQRASFAAAGIEPAYRLQTSSVSSSSKDLSSVDFLMTGMIALSVAQAGLFGMVDMVEIRRSGLLKRLRMTPLRMGLYGLAGMMVRFVLSFVQIVLLSVIGIFGFGANLDLNIPVLIIAFFVGVLAFNALGYLISSFSKSIESYMGVANITSFLMMFISGVFFATSSLPDWLKPVTQVLPLTYFVEGMRDGMVYGSGLFSSSFWIGIGILALWGVAAFSIGALIYRKGKVEVR; encoded by the coding sequence ATGAGCACAGGCGCACAGGTTATGAAATTGTTCGTTGCTCAACTCAAGACTATGTTCCGTGAGAAGGCGGTTTGGTTCTGGAATTTATTTTTTCCTATCATTTTGATGGTGCTGTTCATGGTTATTTTCGGCGGCGGAGGAGACGGCGGCGACTTCAAGGCGAAGGTGGCGCTGGTGAATCCTGTGCCGAGCGCCTCCAGCGATTCGCTTGAAGCCGGGCTTCGGAAAATTCCGGTCTTTGAGTGGAAGTCGGAGCAGGCCGTTGACAGCGCCCAGGCCGACACCTGGGTCAAAGACAAGGATGTAGACGCGGCCATCGTCCTTCCGGAGAACGGGAACAGTGGGGATATCCGGCTAATCGTCAATACCGAGAACGAAAGCAACGCCACCACTCAGGCGATCCGGGGCATCCTCGACCAGTATGTCCAAAGAGCCAGCTTTGCGGCAGCGGGAATCGAGCCGGCCTACCGGCTGCAGACCTCGTCGGTATCCAGCAGCAGCAAGGATCTCAGCAGTGTCGACTTTCTGATGACCGGCATGATCGCTCTGTCTGTGGCCCAAGCGGGCCTGTTCGGGATGGTCGACATGGTTGAAATCCGCAGGTCCGGCCTGCTGAAGCGGCTGCGCATGACTCCGCTGCGGATGGGGCTGTACGGCCTCGCCGGCATGATGGTCCGCTTCGTCCTCAGCTTCGTGCAGATCGTGCTGCTCTCCGTAATCGGCATTTTCGGCTTCGGCGCGAACCTGGATCTCAACATCCCTGTATTGATCATCGCCTTCTTCGTTGGGGTTCTGGCCTTTAACGCTTTGGGCTATCTGATATCTTCCTTTAGCAAATCTATCGAGTCCTATATGGGCGTGGCGAATATCACGAGCTTCCTGATGATGTTTATCAGCGGCGTCTTCTTCGCTACCAGCAGCCTGCCCGATTGGCTGAAGCCGGTGACCCAGGTGCTTCCGCTGACCTATTTCGTCGAAGGCATGCGGGACGGCATGGTGTATGGGTCCGGCCTGTTCAGCTCTTCGTTCTGGATCGGAATCGGCATCCTCGCCCTATGGGGCGTGGCGGCATTCTCTATCGGGGCGTTAATTTATCGGAAGGGTAAGGTGGAGGTGCGGTAG
- a CDS encoding helix-turn-helix transcriptional regulator, producing MIDKVIRIFKIINAIQAKPGISAPELADKCEVTTRTIYRDMDIITLIAPVTNEGRGTGYRFMGKFFMYPLNFSEQEELVFSLLPSVLDKEKLPPGFETAYDKVMSTHFREKRKQNSRVIGEIAEIIQMGTPAYRQGNPNFLQPIIEAILEQKTIQAIYHAQYRDETSERRIDPYYLVPREQRFYLIGYCHKSQGIRTFRISRFQQVEITDELFDKSHFNIRQYLKNTWSINRGNKNVRFKIRFSPSVARYIKEEELFVRPWMKDLGDGSLIFEVTLNNEDEFIKWVLQYGPDAEILEPLHVRESLKQKLNQWVGMYG from the coding sequence ATGATCGACAAAGTGATCCGTATTTTCAAAATTATTAACGCCATTCAGGCCAAGCCTGGCATTTCCGCTCCCGAACTGGCAGACAAATGCGAGGTTACGACCCGAACCATTTACCGGGATATGGACATCATCACCCTGATCGCTCCGGTCACGAATGAAGGGCGGGGAACGGGATACCGGTTTATGGGTAAATTTTTTATGTATCCGCTGAATTTTTCCGAGCAGGAGGAGTTGGTCTTCTCGCTGCTGCCCTCCGTACTGGACAAGGAGAAGCTTCCCCCAGGCTTTGAGACTGCCTATGACAAGGTGATGAGCACACATTTCCGTGAGAAAAGAAAGCAAAACAGCAGAGTCATCGGCGAGATTGCGGAGATCATTCAGATGGGTACACCGGCTTACCGCCAGGGGAATCCCAATTTTTTGCAGCCGATCATTGAAGCGATTCTTGAACAAAAAACGATACAGGCGATCTATCACGCTCAGTACCGTGACGAAACAAGCGAACGGCGGATTGACCCGTATTATCTGGTTCCGCGGGAGCAGCGGTTCTATCTGATCGGTTACTGCCATAAATCTCAGGGAATCCGCACCTTTCGGATCAGCCGGTTCCAGCAGGTGGAGATTACGGACGAGTTATTTGATAAAAGTCATTTCAACATCAGGCAGTATCTAAAAAATACCTGGTCCATCAATCGAGGGAACAAAAATGTCCGTTTTAAAATCCGTTTCAGTCCCAGTGTCGCCCGGTACATAAAGGAAGAGGAACTGTTCGTCCGGCCCTGGATGAAGGATCTTGGGGACGGCAGCCTTATTTTTGAAGTGACGCTAAACAATGAGGATGAATTTATCAAATGGGTACTGCAGTACGGTCCGGATGCCGAGATATTGGAGCCGCTGCATGTACGGGAGTCGTTGAAGCAGAAGCTTAACCAGTGGGTAGGAATGTATGGATAG
- a CDS encoding HupE/UreJ family protein — protein MNIKWGRRLAVFFSMLGFIFALGAPVSLAHGNNSLAYSDISAGDGFIKYVLQIDMYDLRAAATPNDPDIGLSTPEVLERFATGSRTEVEQYLLSHTSLYADSLPLEGKLTDLRIIQKENEPQPFAEAVITYPVDRVPKSFFLHYDLVFDSDQWHINYVTVTLGDLKKEAVIVNELKDIQVGGTSLNDTASHFVQLGIGRLLKGIESLLFIMLLLTGCRSLKQSLAATAVFAAAISLSLALTALGITEMPASFTVSILPLSLICAALILLLNLSSFKLLITLAGLFGLMHGFGFAVTLYGLRADDGYFAASWTAFIVGIGAGLVIAAAVWYTAILLLRKIGRSVPALQAAAGLFGLIVFIIKAYA, from the coding sequence ATGAACATAAAGTGGGGCAGGCGCTTGGCTGTATTTTTTTCAATGCTGGGTTTCATATTTGCATTAGGGGCGCCGGTTTCGTTGGCCCATGGAAACAATAGTCTGGCCTATTCGGATATTTCGGCGGGCGATGGATTCATTAAGTATGTGCTGCAAATTGATATGTACGATCTGAGAGCGGCGGCGACTCCGAATGATCCCGACATCGGATTGTCTACTCCCGAGGTGTTGGAACGGTTCGCCACCGGCAGCCGGACGGAGGTGGAACAATATCTGCTGTCTCATACGAGCTTATATGCGGATTCTCTGCCGCTGGAGGGAAAGCTGACCGATCTTCGCATCATTCAAAAAGAAAATGAACCCCAGCCGTTTGCGGAAGCCGTAATAACGTATCCGGTCGATAGAGTTCCAAAGAGTTTCTTTTTACATTACGATCTCGTTTTCGACAGCGATCAATGGCATATCAATTATGTGACGGTCACGCTGGGCGACTTAAAGAAAGAGGCCGTAATCGTGAATGAGCTTAAAGATATTCAAGTAGGCGGTACGAGTCTGAATGATACGGCCAGCCATTTTGTTCAGCTTGGAATCGGGCGTTTGTTAAAGGGGATTGAGTCTCTTCTGTTTATAATGCTCCTCCTGACAGGGTGCCGTTCTTTGAAGCAAAGTCTTGCGGCGACTGCCGTATTCGCGGCAGCCATATCGTTATCTCTGGCTCTGACCGCTCTGGGTATCACGGAAATGCCGGCCTCTTTTACCGTATCCATTCTTCCGCTGAGTCTGATCTGCGCCGCCCTGATTCTATTGCTTAACCTGAGCAGTTTTAAGCTCCTAATCACGCTTGCCGGATTATTCGGGCTGATGCACGGATTCGGGTTTGCTGTAACCTTGTACGGACTGCGAGCGGATGATGGCTATTTTGCGGCTTCGTGGACTGCTTTTATTGTCGGAATCGGGGCCGGTTTGGTTATAGCTGCCGCGGTTTGGTATACGGCAATTCTGCTTCTGCGCAAAATCGGTAGGTCGGTTCCCGCGCTCCAGGCGGCGGCCGGCTTGTTCGGACTCATTGTGTTCATAATAAAAGCCTATGCCTGA
- a CDS encoding S-layer homology domain-containing protein has translation MKKFSQEKRRLYTASILTLSALLVLSVLPSKLPGINANLSPVSVVKAAVPYSVKDIALNPGADESQLNFTWYTPGEPAASIVQMVKRSDMIGSVFPTGPKVMSFTGTATTAATVTDVVYYSNKVTVTGLAPKTQYVYRVGDGTSGHWSPAYDFATQDPYNYSLMFVGDPQIGSSGSVTNDTYGWTKTLNQAVGNFPAFSFIMSAGDQVEHSTSETEYDAFESPDVLRNLPVATVVGNHDTNVNYRYHYTVPNESTLGSTNASGDYYYTYGDTLFMVLNTNNLNGAEHGQFMEETVAKVPNTKWRIVTFHHDIYGAGPHSTEVKITGLRQALFPFFDKLDVDMIFMGHDHSYVRTYVMNGDNVQGRQLVDGQGRDVNPTGNTYVTANSASGSKYYELMATPEIYSEVRSQLHTPTFSTINVTPTSISVDTYRSDTLQKLDSYGLVKEAEPAKIYTKQPKVTYTASGIEYYYAVKNANAVQKLDTTFKYDNTKLTLKKAELVTPDNGTFNYTDNGGEVKVSANLAAPIRSDVYGTYKDVLKLTFEVKNSKQSSVIASVQLTSSVLTTQNKHRTAASIIENGTAEVTADFPVTPAGSSVSPGTTAGTGTTVPGSGDAAAPSPSPSASPAPSASSAPAAGGSSGGTAATPSFKDVPAGYWAASAIQDLVSKQILNGTSAATFEPKRSVTRAEFTAMLVRALQLTESGNVAFKDVKAGDWYADSVAAAVKAGIVQGSSTATFGGKSNITREEMVTMLMRGYAKLHGAASANPGASFKDESKISPWALAYVRQAVSLNLVGGREANTFQPRGITTRAEAAVAIYNLLNP, from the coding sequence TTGAAGAAATTCAGTCAGGAGAAGCGGCGGCTTTACACTGCCTCCATTTTGACATTGTCGGCGCTGCTGGTCCTGAGCGTGCTTCCTTCGAAGCTGCCCGGCATTAATGCCAACCTTAGTCCGGTAAGTGTCGTCAAGGCTGCAGTTCCTTATTCCGTCAAAGATATTGCGCTTAATCCTGGGGCGGATGAGAGCCAATTGAATTTTACATGGTACACACCCGGAGAGCCGGCAGCCAGTATCGTCCAGATGGTAAAAAGATCCGATATGATAGGCAGCGTCTTCCCTACAGGTCCTAAAGTAATGTCTTTCACGGGTACAGCCACAACAGCGGCAACGGTTACGGATGTGGTCTATTACTCCAACAAGGTTACGGTTACGGGCCTTGCTCCGAAGACTCAATATGTATATCGTGTGGGTGATGGAACCAGCGGACATTGGAGCCCAGCCTACGATTTTGCCACTCAAGACCCTTACAATTACTCCTTGATGTTTGTCGGCGATCCGCAGATCGGTTCCTCCGGCAGTGTGACGAATGATACCTATGGCTGGACCAAAACGCTGAATCAGGCAGTTGGCAATTTTCCGGCTTTCAGCTTTATCATGTCCGCGGGCGACCAGGTCGAGCATAGCACCAGCGAAACGGAATATGACGCCTTTGAAAGTCCTGACGTGCTGAGAAATCTGCCGGTGGCGACGGTTGTCGGCAACCACGATACCAATGTGAACTACAGATATCATTATACTGTACCTAACGAGTCGACTCTTGGCAGTACTAATGCAAGTGGAGATTACTATTATACTTACGGCGACACTCTGTTCATGGTACTGAACACCAACAATTTGAACGGAGCCGAGCATGGTCAGTTTATGGAAGAGACGGTGGCAAAGGTTCCGAACACGAAGTGGAGAATCGTTACTTTCCATCATGATATTTACGGTGCCGGTCCCCACTCCACTGAAGTGAAGATTACGGGCCTCAGACAAGCTCTGTTTCCTTTCTTTGATAAGCTGGATGTAGACATGATCTTCATGGGCCATGACCACTCTTATGTCAGAACCTATGTGATGAATGGCGATAACGTTCAGGGTAGACAGCTAGTGGACGGGCAGGGAAGAGACGTGAACCCTACCGGCAACACATACGTAACCGCCAACTCGGCGAGCGGAAGCAAATACTATGAACTGATGGCAACTCCCGAAATCTATTCGGAGGTCAGAAGCCAGCTTCATACGCCGACCTTCTCGACAATTAACGTGACACCTACCAGTATTTCGGTAGACACCTACCGTTCGGATACGCTGCAGAAGCTCGACAGCTACGGACTGGTTAAGGAAGCCGAACCCGCAAAAATCTATACCAAGCAGCCGAAGGTGACCTATACAGCGTCAGGCATTGAATATTACTACGCGGTCAAAAATGCCAATGCGGTGCAAAAACTGGATACGACGTTCAAGTACGACAACACGAAGCTCACCCTTAAAAAGGCGGAACTGGTAACCCCGGATAACGGAACCTTTAACTACACGGATAATGGAGGAGAGGTAAAAGTAAGCGCAAATCTTGCGGCTCCGATCCGGTCCGATGTGTATGGAACGTATAAGGATGTCCTTAAACTGACCTTTGAGGTTAAAAACAGTAAACAGAGCTCGGTGATCGCGAGCGTTCAACTTACAAGCTCTGTGCTGACTACGCAGAATAAACACAGAACAGCGGCTTCCATCATAGAAAATGGTACAGCTGAGGTTACTGCCGATTTTCCGGTGACTCCAGCAGGTTCTAGTGTCTCGCCGGGGACAACGGCTGGAACAGGCACAACGGTGCCGGGCAGCGGTGACGCTGCAGCACCGAGTCCGTCCCCGTCCGCTTCGCCCGCTCCATCCGCTTCCAGCGCGCCTGCGGCAGGCGGCAGCAGCGGCGGAACCGCGGCTACGCCATCATTTAAGGACGTTCCCGCAGGATATTGGGCGGCTTCGGCTATCCAAGATCTGGTCTCGAAGCAGATTCTGAACGGTACAAGCGCTGCTACGTTTGAACCTAAACGCAGCGTAACGCGGGCCGAATTCACCGCTATGCTGGTCAGAGCCCTCCAGCTTACGGAATCAGGCAATGTGGCATTTAAAGATGTGAAAGCCGGAGACTGGTATGCCGATTCGGTTGCGGCGGCCGTGAAAGCTGGGATCGTTCAGGGAAGCAGCACCGCGACTTTCGGCGGCAAATCCAATATTACCCGTGAGGAAATGGTAACGATGCTTATGCGCGGATATGCGAAGCTGCACGGCGCAGCCTCTGCCAATCCGGGGGCCTCGTTCAAGGATGAATCCAAAATTTCGCCATGGGCCTTGGCCTATGTAAGACAAGCGGTGTCGCTCAATCTCGTTGGCGGACGTGAAGCGAACACATTCCAGCCACGGGGTATTACAACCCGCGCGGAAGCGGCTGTAGCCATTTATAATCTGCTGAATCCATAA